The genomic region TAAACAGATACAAGATCAACGTATAGCGGATGCCATTCCTCAAAAGGGGTTAATTATAGTTAATACTGGTCATGGCAAGGGGAAAACCACTGCTGCTTTGGGTATGATAGTAAGAGCACTGGGACATGGATATAAAGTGGCAATTGTGCAATTTATTAAAGGTGCTTGGGAACCATCAGAAAAGCGGGTTTTTAGCTCCTGGTCCGATCAACTGGAATTTCATGCCATGGGTGAGGGTTTTACCTGGGAAACCCAAGACCGGGACAGGGACTTAGATAAGGCTAATGTTGCTTGGGAGAAGTCTTTAGAGTTTATTCGCCATCCTGAGTTTCACTTGGTTTTGTTAGACGAAATTAATATTGCCCTAAAACTTGGTTATTTAAAGGTGGATCAAGTTTTAGCAGGTTTAGCTGAAAAACCCCCTGATAAGCACGTCATTTTAACTGGTCGGGGCGCTCCACCAGCTTTAATTGAAAAAGCGGATTTAGTTACGGAAATGACTCTGATCAAACACCCATTTAAGGATCAAGGAGTTAAAGCTCAACCAGGAATTGAGTATTAGTGGTGACAGAAATTCTAAATTTAGACCGTCTCGTAGGTTGGGTTGAGGAACGAAACCCAACAAATTATGACGATAATTAATTTTCCAGATCGCCCAACCTGCATTCCTGCATTATTTATAATTGCTGGTTTGGCGGTCTGTCAACTAGCATTTGTGCAATTTTGCCAGTAAAATGATGATTTCATCCATTGCTTTCCTGACTGCTGATGGGTGTTGTGATTGATTAACTATCATGCTAAACACTAAATCATCATAATTGGGAACATTAATATATCCAGATAGAGAAATTACACCAGTCATGGAACCTGTTTTTCCTTGAACTATTCCCCAAGCAGGAGTTTTTAAAAACCGATTTTTTAGGGTACCATTCATACCACCGGTAGCTAGGGATGCACGAAACAGATTGCCATCAGGTGATTTTGCCATCACCTGTAATGTTTTTACCAATGCTTCTGGACTAATTAGGTTCTTGCGAGATAGTCCAGAACCATCCACAATCATATAAGTATTAGGTTCTATTCCCCATTCACTCAGGGTAGTTTTTAGTATTTTTAAGCCTTGGTTTACAGTGGTTTCATTTTTGTTAGTTGATTCACTATTACCTAAATGTCTGAGTAAAGATTCGGCGTAGAGATTATTACTATTCCTATTCACTTCTTTGAGTAAATCTGGCAAGGTAAGGGATTCAACGACAGCTATTTCTGGCTTTTGTTCAGCTATTTTATAGTGTTGGTATTCAAAAATAGGTTGAATTTCCTTAACGTTTATCCCTACTTTTGCCCAGGTCAAACGCAAGTTTTTTAAGAAGTTATCTATGGGGTCAATAACTGATAACCCTATGGTTTGAGAAGGGGAATTAATAGGCAGTTTGCCATCAATCTTTAATACTTGACTTTTTAGATCTCTGGTGACTTGGAAAAATCTCGACTCATTTTCAGCAACAGTGATAGAATTATTTTCTATTCCACTATATAATTCCATATCGTTAGACCAAGTAATGTTTAATTTTTCTCCTATCTTGTTGGGAGATAAAGTCAAAATTCCAGTATTTTCATTGACCATTAAACTATTGACTGGGGCACCATAATCAGCTTGTATATCTTCCCATTGCCAACTGGCATCAATGTATTCTCCTTGAAAGTAACTATCATCCACAATTAGCTTGTTAATTGACCGAATTCCCCGTTGCTGCAATTTCTGAGCTAGGGCGGTTAATTGGGCATTATTAAAACTGGGATCTCCTCTACCAACTAAATAAAAATTACCTTCATCTCCTTGATGAATTGAGGTACGAATGCGAAAGTCTTTGCCCAGTTTTTGCCATGCTGCTGCTGCAGTTAATATTTTGGTGGTAGATGCAGGAATAAAATACTTTTGGGCATCCCGACTGTAAAGAATTTGGTCAGATGATAGGTTTTTAATCAAAATTCCCCACCTCATTCTTTCAAATGTAGGAGAATTGATTATCTTCTCTATGGAAGATGGTATTTGAGATGCGCAAGTGTGCTTTAATTCTTCTTCAGTATCTAATCTGGGTGTTTGCCCTACTACAATCGGCTGTTTAATAATAGTGTTAATACTGATAATTACAATTATTAGTATTATATAAGCAGTAATATGTCTACCAGTATGCTTAAACTTTTTTTGCTTTTTCTTCATTATAATCAATTAACAATTAATTAAACAGATGATGTTGAGTTTAATTCCTAAACCTAACCTACTTTCTTTGCTGCTACACGAAGAAAGCAGTGAGGTGTTTCCCCTGGTGATCAATCTCCCGTATATCGTAGGTTTTGTTACTGTTGAAGTTAAAAATGAGTATATATCCCTCATTTAGTCCGTAGGATTCCAGGTAGCTGCAAAGCTGCTCAATCCCATCCTGAAGACGCTTTTCACCGTACCAAATTTTCAGTTCAATCACGTAGCGCTGGTTTCTGTAGGTGACAACCAGATCCATCCTACGGTTTTCCGCGACCACATTTTCCTTGAACATGTATCCATTACCGTTGATAATCGGACGGAAGAAAGACATGAGTAACATACGCCCGTTCTTCTCCAGGAAATCGTTGTCCCGAGAGGAATGATGCTCCCGCATAAACCACTGGAACCTTTCCAAAATCAAGCTGACCTGGAGCTTACCGTCGCTTATAAAGCTGCTATCTCGGTATCTATCAAGATGTTCATGGGCGGTTTCCCGTTTAGAAATAAAATAGCTGATAATTCTGAACTCGTAGATTTTGTTGGCGATGTCGCATCTACCTACTGAATTGTTCTTGATAATACCATAGGTCGCCCCCAGATCAATCAAGGGATTACCCCGGTCAAAGACTAAATCCTCCCCATCAATAGCTATTGCCCGAATTAACTGGGAAAAGTCGGGATTATTTTCAAGATTCTTGTACACATCATTAAAATTAGTGGTGGAGTAGGATACATCCACTAAATGCCTATAAGCATCCTCAATATCATTAACTGACCAAGGTCGCTGGTTCTGGTGCATCTCGTCAACCACCTGGCACATCTTGCTAACGAGGAAGGGATTGCCACTGGTATAATAAAACAGAAGGCGAGCCAAAACAGGGCAGTCCATTTTAAATCCATGATCATTTGCGTATTCCGCGAGCATTGGCTCAATTTCCTCCTGGCTGAAGGTGAAGTCAATATCCACGTCCACAGCAATGTTCCAGGGGCTATTCAGTTTACGTTCTTCATCCCGATCGAGCTTCAACTTTAAGGTCTTCACATCGTGGACTCCGATCAGGACCACCGAGTGGAAGGTGGCATCCCTACCTTGTGCTGTTGCTAGGTATTTATCCCGCAACATGGCTAGGAAACTGATGAATACCTGATTATTGCTGGCTTTGTCAATTTCGTCTAGGAGCAGGACAATTTTTAGTCTGGATTCCCTAACCCAGTCACTGACAAATCTTGAAAGCTGTTTGAAGCTGTTGATTTGCCCGGACTTAACTTCAAGCCATTCAGCGAGTTCTGGATTGTTGAAGAACAAACCTTTGGCTAAAACTGCGGGGACTACCGATGCCATCTGCTCTTCGCTTTGGAATGGTAGGTCGCCAATACCCTCGAAACTGGTACTGATCACCAGATATTCTTCCACGCCCTGAAAACTTTTTTCCAGGAGATGCTGCATGGTGGTTTTTCCGTATTGCCTCGGAAAGTTAATGGCAAAATATTTACCACTTTCGATTAGATGGCGACATCTATTGAATTTAGTGGTTACGTCGCACATGTAGTGCTTTTTAGGTAAGCAAATACCTACTGTGTTGAACTCTTTCATCCTCCAACTTATTAGAGGTGTTAAAATATGATAGTCATTCTACCACTTTTCTTGACCAATGGCTAATTTTCTGCTAGATCATCGAGTACTATTCCTCTACTTAATATGAGTCACACCCGCAAAACACTGTCAATACCTAATATGGAAATTTCCTATTTGGAATGGAGTCAGGGTCATGAACCTTTACTACTACTCCACGGGATGGCTGATAATGCCCTGGTTTGGTTAAGTTTGGGCGATTATTTGTCCCCAAATTACCATATTATAGCTCCCGATATGCGTGGTCATGGTAACAGCAGTAAACCGGAAACAGATTATTCCTTTACAAGTGCGATCGCTGATTTGGAAGCCTTAATGGATAGTCTTGGTTGGTTGAGTGCTAATGTAGTTAGTCACTCTTGGACAGGTAAACTAGCAGCTATTTGGGCTAGGCAAAATCCAGGGAGGTTAAAAACTATGACTTTAGTAGACCCGATTTTTATTTGGAAGATGCCTAGGGTACTTAAATTAATCTTTCCTTTGTTGTATAACGTATTACCATCTTTACAAACTATGGGTCCATTTAGCAGTTATGAAGCAGCTGAGGAGAAAATCAAAAAACTGGTTCACTTTCGAGAATGGAATGATTTGCAACAACAAGTTTTTCAAGGGGGAATAGAGCAAAAACCGGATGGCACGTGGGGTAGTAAATTTACCGTGGCCGCTCGTGACGGAATTTTTGATGCAGTATTAGAAGTAGCTGGTTTTATTCACCCCGTGGAAATACCCACCCTGTTTGTTCAACCTGAAAAAGGAGTGAATCGCCAAGATTGGCAAATCAAACCTTATAAAGACAACCTTAAAAACCTTACCTGGAAAAAGATCCCAGGAACCCATTGGCCGTTTCTAAGTAACCCAGAAGAATTTAATCTTAGTATAGCTGAATTCCTAGCACAATCAATATAGCTTGATTTAATCTCGTTCTATTTTTACCTATATTTAACTTATGAGTCTTTGCATCAACCCTGTTTGTCCCCAACCAGATCATCCAGATAACGATAAAAACTACTTTTGTCAAAGTTGTGGTTCCCCATTGGAATTATTAGGAACTTATCGGGTAGTACGTTTATTAAGTGATCACACTGGATTCAGTAAAGTTTATGAGGTTTATCAACAAGACATACTAAAAATACTTAAAGTGCTGAAACAACAAGTATCTAATGATGACGAAGCCAAAAAAGTATTTGAACAAGAAATGAGTGATCTGGGCCAATTGGAACGGAATGATATGGCACCGGAATATTTTACCCATCAAACCAGCACAGGGATGACCATTCACTGTATGGTTGTGGAAAAAAATGTGATGAGCGGCTTAAATACACAAATAGTCACAAAAACAACCACCGAACAAAACCTGGGTCAAAATTCGGAAAAGCCATTGGCAAAACTACCACTAGTAGCATTACTTTGGGCATTACTTTGTTCATTGTTTTTGCTGTGGTTAGTAGCATTTACCAATAGGGATAATAGGTTTGTGGTTTTTCCCTCCGACTATGGACAATTACCGATTAAAAAGGGGGAAGTAGACTACTTTGCATACGAAGAGGGTCAAGACAGTCAAGGTAGAGTAGCAGAATTCAATATAGCAGTTTTATCAGTAGAATATAAATGGCAGTTGGGTAGTACCTATCAGATTAAGTATAATAATGAAATAATTAATCTTGAATCCTTAAAATCCAGATTACAAGAGGAAGGAATACAAACAATCATGGAAGATCCCAGTGAGATTATTTCCGTAGGGACAGCTTCCTGTGAAGGTGATATAAAAGCAGAACAAAGTCGTGCTTTGGAAAGATCCAAGCAAATTCAGTTATTGGTGAAAAAACTCTTTAGTGATAGCTTGAGTGTTAAAGGCTATAGACTATTGAATCTTGGACAATTTCAAAGAAAGGATTGTCAGAGTGATCAGGATTTAACTGCATATCAAAGGAGCATTATTATTATTGGGGTAAAGAAACAAGATGAGGGAGTTATTTTGGATGAGGCCTTGAGGGACAGACTAGAGAAAAAACCTTTTGCAGATTTTAAATTGGAGGATTATTCTCTAGGAGGGGTAGATAGCTTTAAAACCATATCGAGTAATCTCTAGGAAACAGTTTTTAAAAACTGTCCATAGCAAATTATACCAATAGAGAATTTGTGGACAAAATTTATCTATCTAAAGAGAGACTGGTTTTGTATCCAATCAAGACTATATATTAAATAGCCCGATTACCCTACCGGACTTTAGCTCCAAACCTCCTCTTGTAATTTTAATTTGTTTCATAATTACATAATTAAAAGTTTCAAGAGGGGGCTTTATTCTGATTTTCTGGGCATTGCTATAGAGACTAAGTAGGGAGGCACAATTATTTGTAGGATGGGTCGAGTAACGAGACCCATGGGGGTGTTGGGTTTCATACTTCAACCCAACCTACGTTCATCTTATATTTAATTCCATCCACCTACTGATTAGGGATTACAATATGGACATAATCCAGGATCGGCAAAAAATTTACCATCGGGATATAACTTCTCTTCTATAAAATTACACTTTTGACATTGGTAAATTACTCCCATAGTTAATGAGGTAGGTTGACCACAACTTTCACATGGTAAACCTTGAGTTCTGTCGGTAATGCTAAATCCGGGTGTACTACATTGAGGACAACAACTGTAAATTTTCTCCACCAAATCCTGAGTAGCTTTTGCAATATTCTTCATGCGGGTGGGATTATAAAGTGCTCGCATATCAGTCTCTATATGTAAATTACCATGGGGAGAATTATTCAAGGCAAAATTTACAGACTCATATAGCTGCTCTTGAGTGGTGATACCTTTAATAATTTCAGGATCTTGGCCATTGGAAGATTCAAACCAAATCACTAATGCATGGTCAGGAAAACCAACTTTGGCAGCAAATTTTTGTGCTGCTTCAAAACTATTGATCACCAAATGATTAAAATTAGTCTCTGTGGAAAACACCTCCCCCATAATTTGTAAGTCATTTTGTTGATCTAAAAGTAATACAATTTCTCTATTGGCATAAATATAAGGAAAATTAGGATGAGGCACAAAACTGCCCTCACTTGCTATACCTATAGTTTCCCCAGTGATTTCCATGGCCTTTTTGGCTTTTAATTTAGCCGTGACTATTTGGGTATCTGGCCGTTTTATCTCTCTGGTAAACGTACCAAATTCATCGGTATTAAAGTTTGGGGGGACGACAACTTCTAGCCCCAGTTGCTTTTGTAATAATGGAGCAATGACATTTTCTTTATGGTGCATGGTTGCCAGAACAGCTACCCGATTGATAAATAAACTATTTAATAATTCTTGGGACATATTACTTTAGATGATTTCATTACTCCCCATTTCCCCCCTTTTTCTACCCCAGTCTAATTTTGGACTTGCGGAATCTGATCAGTTGGATTGTTTTGATTAATCTGATTCATTTGCACTAGTAACTTTTCTTTATTTCGTCTACGAATTTTGGCATATATCTGAATACTAGCAGCCATCAAAATCACTAATCCAAAAATCACCCAAGCAGTAATATCAGTGGGGAGATTATTTTTGAAAATGGCCAACATGACAATGATGACTAGTAGCAAAGTTGGTGCTTCATTTAAAGCTCTTAGTTGCTGTCCGCTCCATTTGCACTCATTTGCGGCCAACTGTTTCATCAATCTACCACAGTAATGATGATAGACTAATAAAATACCTACAAACCCCAACTTGAAATGCAACCAGGTTTCGCGAAATAGATCGGGATTGGTATAAAGAATGCCACCAGCCATAGCTAGAGTGACGATCATTCCCGGGATGGTGATGATATGATAAAGACGTTTTTCCATGATTTGATACTGATTTTTCAGTATGGTCTTAGCCGGTTCAGGTTCTTGATTGGCCTCAGCGTGGTAGATAAACAACCGTACTAGATAAAATAAACCAGCAAACCAGACTACAAAACCAACAATATGAAACGCTTTAAACCAATAATAAGCCATAAGTTCTCAATCACTCCGATTCAAGTTACAGACAATTGTAGATGATTGATAATTAGCCTACCTTATCAGGATTTTTGTGACTGGGTATCGGTCAAGCGCACAAAGGCTAGTAAATCCTGTAAAATCACCTCGTGGTAATGCTCCTGAGGATAATGACCCACATTATTAAGTTTTATGATTTCAACATCGGGTACGGATTGAGCAAAACTCTCCGCCAGTTCTACGGACAACCAAGGATCAATAGTTCCCCACTGCACTAAAATCGGCTTTTCCCATTTCTGAAATCCCATTTCGATTTCTTTGGTTACTACATCCAGTTGTAAGTTTCTAATGGTTGATAACAAGCTCCTTCCCGAAGCGGAGGTTTTTAAAAACGGTTTTCTATAAATGTCCAAATCTCTGTCTTCGATGCGATAACAACTACCGCTTTCTAAGGTTCTATCTACTAATAAGGGGTCTTGAGTCATTATTTCCCCCGCTACGGGTAAACCCATTTGTCGGATTTTCCATGGAAGTTTGGCACTAGTGCCAATGGGGGTATTTAAAATAACAATGTTGGCAATTTTCTCAGGATGACGTAAAGCATATTGAAGTCCCACTGAACCCAAGAACCCCTGCACCACTAAGGAAAATTTTGGTAACTCAATGGCTTGAACAAAGTCTTCTAGAGCGTGAATAAATGCTTCCGGTGTGTAAGCAAAATCCTGCTTTTCAGGTTTACCTGAAAAACCATAACCAATCCAATCGGGAGCAATTGCTTTTGTCCCTTGTGCTGCTAATGCTGGTATAATATTTCTCCAGCTGTAACTTTGGGAAACTATACCATGTAGCAACAATACCGGTAATAGGTCGCTCTTGCCCATGGGTTCAGCTTGTCTATAAAACCATTCCAGTGAGTTTACTGTTATTTTATGTTCTGTTATTGACATTTGATTTGAGAATTGGCGAAAAAAGACCGCTTGTAAAACTTATCCAAAACCATTCAAGTATACAGCGACTTTTATATCGTTATGTCAAACTAGGCAAATTGAGCCAAAGCAATGTGGATGAGGGACATCTATTACCATTGTTTGGCAATTTTTGAGCGAACTGCTTACAGCAGCGCTATTAGTCTTAAGTGGGCGTATCCAATACACCGCTAAAAAATTTTGCTATGTTTGGTAAATCAGTTCAACAGGTGCTTCAAAGCTGTAATAATTTGTCTGTTTGCAGCGGGAAATTCAAAATGCTCCAAATCATCTAAATTGACCCAACGGAATTCAGCACACTCTATGGCCTGGGGAGTACCATCCAGATAGTCGCAGTGATAGACGCTCAAGGTGACCCGCAGGTGGGAATAGGTATGGTCAATGGTTATCAAATGTTCTCTCACGGCAATTTTAATGCCTAATTCTTCCCTAATTTCCCGCACTATACAATCTTGGATGGTTTCCCCTTCCTCCATTTTCCCACCAGGAAACTCCCATAGATTGGCCATAG from Cylindrospermopsis curvispora GIHE-G1 harbors:
- the cobO gene encoding cob(I)yrinic acid a,c-diamide adenosyltransferase encodes the protein MSRNTSDQLGEDQEIGRLIDEVMSSSLSDEQYRQKMQRRKQIQDQRIADAIPQKGLIIVNTGHGKGKTTAALGMIVRALGHGYKVAIVQFIKGAWEPSEKRVFSSWSDQLEFHAMGEGFTWETQDRDRDLDKANVAWEKSLEFIRHPEFHLVLLDEINIALKLGYLKVDQVLAGLAEKPPDKHVILTGRGAPPALIEKADLVTEMTLIKHPFKDQGVKAQPGIEY
- the dacB gene encoding D-alanyl-D-alanine carboxypeptidase/D-alanyl-D-alanine endopeptidase produces the protein MKKKQKKFKHTGRHITAYIILIIVIISINTIIKQPIVVGQTPRLDTEEELKHTCASQIPSSIEKIINSPTFERMRWGILIKNLSSDQILYSRDAQKYFIPASTTKILTAAAAWQKLGKDFRIRTSIHQGDEGNFYLVGRGDPSFNNAQLTALAQKLQQRGIRSINKLIVDDSYFQGEYIDASWQWEDIQADYGAPVNSLMVNENTGILTLSPNKIGEKLNITWSNDMELYSGIENNSITVAENESRFFQVTRDLKSQVLKIDGKLPINSPSQTIGLSVIDPIDNFLKNLRLTWAKVGINVKEIQPIFEYQHYKIAEQKPEIAVVESLTLPDLLKEVNRNSNNLYAESLLRHLGNSESTNKNETTVNQGLKILKTTLSEWGIEPNTYMIVDGSGLSRKNLISPEALVKTLQVMAKSPDGNLFRASLATGGMNGTLKNRFLKTPAWGIVQGKTGSMTGVISLSGYINVPNYDDLVFSMIVNQSQHPSAVRKAMDEIIILLAKLHKC
- a CDS encoding AAA-like domain-containing protein; this translates as MKEFNTVGICLPKKHYMCDVTTKFNRCRHLIESGKYFAINFPRQYGKTTMQHLLEKSFQGVEEYLVISTSFEGIGDLPFQSEEQMASVVPAVLAKGLFFNNPELAEWLEVKSGQINSFKQLSRFVSDWVRESRLKIVLLLDEIDKASNNQVFISFLAMLRDKYLATAQGRDATFHSVVLIGVHDVKTLKLKLDRDEERKLNSPWNIAVDVDIDFTFSQEEIEPMLAEYANDHGFKMDCPVLARLLFYYTSGNPFLVSKMCQVVDEMHQNQRPWSVNDIEDAYRHLVDVSYSTTNFNDVYKNLENNPDFSQLIRAIAIDGEDLVFDRGNPLIDLGATYGIIKNNSVGRCDIANKIYEFRIISYFISKRETAHEHLDRYRDSSFISDGKLQVSLILERFQWFMREHHSSRDNDFLEKNGRMLLMSFFRPIINGNGYMFKENVVAENRRMDLVVTYRNQRYVIELKIWYGEKRLQDGIEQLCSYLESYGLNEGYILIFNFNSNKTYDIREIDHQGKHLTAFFV
- a CDS encoding alpha/beta fold hydrolase, yielding MSHTRKTLSIPNMEISYLEWSQGHEPLLLLHGMADNALVWLSLGDYLSPNYHIIAPDMRGHGNSSKPETDYSFTSAIADLEALMDSLGWLSANVVSHSWTGKLAAIWARQNPGRLKTMTLVDPIFIWKMPRVLKLIFPLLYNVLPSLQTMGPFSSYEAAEEKIKKLVHFREWNDLQQQVFQGGIEQKPDGTWGSKFTVAARDGIFDAVLEVAGFIHPVEIPTLFVQPEKGVNRQDWQIKPYKDNLKNLTWKKIPGTHWPFLSNPEEFNLSIAEFLAQSI
- a CDS encoding 4-Cys prefix domain-containing protein, whose translation is MSLCINPVCPQPDHPDNDKNYFCQSCGSPLELLGTYRVVRLLSDHTGFSKVYEVYQQDILKILKVLKQQVSNDDEAKKVFEQEMSDLGQLERNDMAPEYFTHQTSTGMTIHCMVVEKNVMSGLNTQIVTKTTTEQNLGQNSEKPLAKLPLVALLWALLCSLFLLWLVAFTNRDNRFVVFPSDYGQLPIKKGEVDYFAYEEGQDSQGRVAEFNIAVLSVEYKWQLGSTYQIKYNNEIINLESLKSRLQEEGIQTIMEDPSEIISVGTASCEGDIKAEQSRALERSKQIQLLVKKLFSDSLSVKGYRLLNLGQFQRKDCQSDQDLTAYQRSIIIIGVKKQDEGVILDEALRDRLEKKPFADFKLEDYSLGGVDSFKTISSNL
- a CDS encoding DUF6671 family protein, yielding MSQELLNSLFINRVAVLATMHHKENVIAPLLQKQLGLEVVVPPNFNTDEFGTFTREIKRPDTQIVTAKLKAKKAMEITGETIGIASEGSFVPHPNFPYIYANREIVLLLDQQNDLQIMGEVFSTETNFNHLVINSFEAAQKFAAKVGFPDHALVIWFESSNGQDPEIIKGITTQEQLYESVNFALNNSPHGNLHIETDMRALYNPTRMKNIAKATQDLVEKIYSCCPQCSTPGFSITDRTQGLPCESCGQPTSLTMGVIYQCQKCNFIEEKLYPDGKFFADPGLCPYCNP
- the hemJ gene encoding protoporphyrinogen oxidase HemJ; amino-acid sequence: MAYYWFKAFHIVGFVVWFAGLFYLVRLFIYHAEANQEPEPAKTILKNQYQIMEKRLYHIITIPGMIVTLAMAGGILYTNPDLFRETWLHFKLGFVGILLVYHHYCGRLMKQLAANECKWSGQQLRALNEAPTLLLVIIVMLAIFKNNLPTDITAWVIFGLVILMAASIQIYAKIRRRNKEKLLVQMNQINQNNPTDQIPQVQN
- a CDS encoding alpha/beta fold hydrolase; its protein translation is MSITEHKITVNSLEWFYRQAEPMGKSDLLPVLLLHGIVSQSYSWRNIIPALAAQGTKAIAPDWIGYGFSGKPEKQDFAYTPEAFIHALEDFVQAIELPKFSLVVQGFLGSVGLQYALRHPEKIANIVILNTPIGTSAKLPWKIRQMGLPVAGEIMTQDPLLVDRTLESGSCYRIEDRDLDIYRKPFLKTSASGRSLLSTIRNLQLDVVTKEIEMGFQKWEKPILVQWGTIDPWLSVELAESFAQSVPDVEIIKLNNVGHYPQEHYHEVILQDLLAFVRLTDTQSQKS
- the mutT gene encoding 8-oxo-dGTP diphosphatase MutT, whose translation is MTTPDPEKKTSRPHKIIGVGVIWNQEKQILIDRRLPTGSMANLWEFPGGKMEEGETIQDCIVREIREELGIKIAVREHLITIDHTYSHLRVTLSVYHCDYLDGTPQAIECAEFRWVNLDDLEHFEFPAANRQIITALKHLLN